From Echinicola soli, a single genomic window includes:
- a CDS encoding GAF domain-containing protein, whose product MAESLFLPQNATKAEKYEALLPQIEALTAGEVDLTANLANISAALKEAFGFFWVGFYLVKNDQLVLGPFQGPVACTRIQFGKGVCGAAWKEGKTQLVPDVEAFPGHIVCSSASKSEIVLPAFKDNNVALVLDIDSDQLNDFDQSDADYLEKLMRIIEKFI is encoded by the coding sequence ATGGCTGAATCACTATTCCTTCCCCAAAACGCAACCAAAGCAGAAAAATATGAAGCCCTGCTTCCGCAAATAGAGGCCCTCACCGCAGGTGAAGTTGACCTCACCGCCAACCTTGCCAATATCAGTGCTGCTCTTAAAGAAGCTTTTGGCTTCTTCTGGGTGGGATTTTACTTGGTAAAAAACGACCAACTGGTTTTGGGGCCGTTTCAAGGGCCGGTCGCCTGTACCAGAATCCAGTTTGGAAAAGGCGTCTGTGGGGCAGCTTGGAAAGAAGGCAAAACCCAGCTTGTCCCGGACGTGGAAGCATTTCCAGGCCATATTGTCTGCAGCTCCGCCTCCAAGTCCGAAATCGTCCTTCCTGCCTTCAAAGACAACAACGTAGCCTTGGTACTCGACATTGACAGCGATCAGCTCAATGATTTTGACCAAAGCGATGCCGATTACCTGGAGAAGCTAATGCGGATAATAGAAAAATTTATCTAA
- the ribD gene encoding bifunctional diaminohydroxyphosphoribosylaminopyrimidine deaminase/5-amino-6-(5-phosphoribosylamino)uracil reductase RibD, giving the protein MTLTADEKYMLRALELAELGRGNVSPNPMVGCVIVHNDAIIGEGYHMKYGGPHAEPNAVNSVKEQALLKESTVYVTLEPCAHFGKTPPCANLLVEKQVEKVVIAVADSNPLVGGKGIKILQDAGIEVVTGVLERHARQLNKRFFTTIEKKRPYVILKWAQTKDGFIARANYDSKWISNSYCRQLVHKWRAEEDAIMVGTKTAHFDDPKLNVRDWHGENPLRIVLDKQLTLDKNLHLFDHSIPTLCYNLLKDESEKNLTYVKLKDHFDIEDILNDLHHRKVQSVIIEGGSYLLQKFIQSELWDEARVFTGNDTFESGIVAPKLKQRASETLNIMGDCLEIFEQNKPHS; this is encoded by the coding sequence ATGACCCTGACTGCAGACGAAAAATACATGCTGCGTGCACTGGAACTAGCTGAACTGGGCAGGGGAAATGTCAGCCCCAATCCCATGGTCGGCTGTGTTATCGTCCACAATGACGCTATCATTGGTGAAGGCTATCACATGAAATATGGCGGTCCTCATGCCGAGCCCAACGCAGTGAACAGCGTGAAAGAGCAAGCCCTGCTCAAAGAGTCGACCGTTTACGTTACACTGGAGCCTTGTGCGCATTTTGGCAAAACACCACCTTGTGCCAACCTGCTGGTCGAAAAACAAGTTGAAAAAGTGGTCATCGCAGTCGCGGACAGTAATCCGCTCGTAGGAGGAAAAGGCATAAAAATCCTCCAAGATGCCGGCATAGAAGTGGTCACGGGAGTGTTAGAAAGACATGCAAGACAGCTAAATAAACGCTTCTTTACCACCATAGAAAAAAAACGACCTTATGTCATCCTCAAATGGGCGCAGACCAAGGACGGGTTTATCGCCCGTGCCAACTATGACAGCAAATGGATTTCCAATAGCTACTGCAGGCAACTGGTACACAAATGGCGCGCTGAAGAAGACGCCATCATGGTAGGTACCAAAACCGCCCACTTCGATGACCCCAAGCTAAATGTCCGTGATTGGCATGGTGAAAATCCGCTAAGAATCGTTCTGGACAAGCAGCTCACACTGGACAAGAACCTACACTTATTTGACCATAGCATCCCTACACTTTGCTATAACCTCCTCAAAGACGAATCTGAAAAAAACCTCACGTACGTAAAACTAAAAGACCACTTTGACATCGAAGACATCCTGAACGATCTCCACCATCGTAAAGTGCAAAGCGTGATCATCGAAGGCGGGAGTTATTTGCTACAAAAGTTTATTCAAAGTGAACTTTGGGACGAAGCAAGGGTGTTTACTGGCAACGATACCTTTGAAAGCGGAATTGTGGCACCCAAGCTGAAACAACGTGCCTCTGAAACGCTTAATATCATGGGCGACTGCTTGGAAATCTTCGAGCAAAACAAACCGCACTCTTAA